Proteins found in one Quercus robur chromosome 2, dhQueRobu3.1, whole genome shotgun sequence genomic segment:
- the LOC126713484 gene encoding protein-tyrosine-phosphatase PTP1 isoform X3 codes for MATAAAAASSSSSEFSPDFPPRLSLTSDQFKHCSEALSFFREKLHIPHTINQEFAHLQANRITPSEMRRSCTVALDSVNLSKNRYSDVIPFDKNRVVLNSCKDYRPAARGYINASLITSSSSENISQFIATQGPLPQTYEDFWEMVMQYRCPVVVMLTRLVDNYKMVKCGDYFQAEDGPREFGNIHIVTKWIKTTDTSIVLRHLEVKYKESEEEPMSVLHIQYPEWPDHGVPKDTTAVREILKRIYHVPPNLGPVVVHCSAGIGRTGTYCAIHNTIQRILAGDMSALNLVNTITMFRSQRIGMVQTPDQYLFCYKAIIDELEDLISDFNTERNSK; via the exons ATGGCCACCGCCGCCGCTGCtgcctcctcctcctcctccgaATTCTCGCCGGATTTTCCACCGAGACTTTCTCTTACATCCGATCAGTTCAAGCATTGCTCCGAAGCTCTCAGCTTCTTCCGCGAAAAGCTCCACATCCCTCACACCATCAACCAGGAATTCGCTCACTTGCAG GCCAACAGAATAACACCATCTGAGATGAGGAGAAGCTGTACCGTGGCTCTTGACAGTGTCAATTTGAGCAAAAATCGCTATTCAGATGTCATACCAT TTGACAAGAATAGGGTTGTTCTTAACTCATGTAAGGATTACAGACCGGCAGCAAGGGGCTACATCAATGCGAGCCTCATCACG AGCTCTTCCTCCGAAAACATTTCTCAGTTTATTGCCACACAAGGTCCATTGCCACAAACTTATGAGGATTTCTGGGAGATGGTAATGCAGTACCGTTGCCCTGTGGTTGTGATGTTGACTAGGTTAGTCGACAATTACAAG atggtaaaatgtggAGATTATTTCCAAGCTGAAGATGGTCCCAGGGAATTTGGTAATATACATATAGTCACTAAATGGATAAAAACTACTGACACTTCAATAGTGTTGCGCCATTTGGAGGTGAAATATAAAGAG TCAGAGGAGGAACCCATGTCTGTTCTACATATTCAGTATCCTGAATGGCCTGATCATGGGGTTCCAAAGGATACAACTGCTGTGCgtgaaattttgaaaagaatatACCATGTACCACCCAATCTTGGCCCAGTTGTGGTGCACTGCAG tgCAGGTATTGGGAGAACAGGAACATATTGTGCAATTCATAACACAATTCAGAGAATCCTAGCTGGAGACATGTCTGCTTTAAATCTTGTTAATACCATAACCATGTTCAGGTCTCAGAGAATTGGAATGGTCCAAACACCG GATCAATATCTTTTCTGCTATAAAGCAATCATTGATGAACTAGAAGACCTAATCTCAGATTTCAACACAGAAAGGAACTCAAAATG A
- the LOC126713484 gene encoding protein-tyrosine-phosphatase PTP1 isoform X2: MATAAAAASSSSSEFSPDFPPRLSLTSDQFKHCSEALSFFREKLHIPHTINQEFAHLQANRITPSEMRRSCTVALDSVNLSKNRYSDVIPFDKNRVVLNSCKDYRPAARGYINASLITSSSSENISQFIATQGPLPQTYEDFWEMVMQYRCPVVVMLTRLVDNYKMVKCGDYFQAEDGPREFGNIHIVTKWIKTTDTSIVLRHLEVKYKESEEEPMSVLHIQYPEWPDHGVPKDTTAVREILKRIYHVPPNLGPVVVHCSAGIGRTGTYCAIHNTIQRILAGDMSALNLVNTITMFRSQRIGMVQTPDQYLFCYKAIIDELEDLISDFNTERNSKC, from the exons ATGGCCACCGCCGCCGCTGCtgcctcctcctcctcctccgaATTCTCGCCGGATTTTCCACCGAGACTTTCTCTTACATCCGATCAGTTCAAGCATTGCTCCGAAGCTCTCAGCTTCTTCCGCGAAAAGCTCCACATCCCTCACACCATCAACCAGGAATTCGCTCACTTGCAG GCCAACAGAATAACACCATCTGAGATGAGGAGAAGCTGTACCGTGGCTCTTGACAGTGTCAATTTGAGCAAAAATCGCTATTCAGATGTCATACCAT TTGACAAGAATAGGGTTGTTCTTAACTCATGTAAGGATTACAGACCGGCAGCAAGGGGCTACATCAATGCGAGCCTCATCACG AGCTCTTCCTCCGAAAACATTTCTCAGTTTATTGCCACACAAGGTCCATTGCCACAAACTTATGAGGATTTCTGGGAGATGGTAATGCAGTACCGTTGCCCTGTGGTTGTGATGTTGACTAGGTTAGTCGACAATTACAAG atggtaaaatgtggAGATTATTTCCAAGCTGAAGATGGTCCCAGGGAATTTGGTAATATACATATAGTCACTAAATGGATAAAAACTACTGACACTTCAATAGTGTTGCGCCATTTGGAGGTGAAATATAAAGAG TCAGAGGAGGAACCCATGTCTGTTCTACATATTCAGTATCCTGAATGGCCTGATCATGGGGTTCCAAAGGATACAACTGCTGTGCgtgaaattttgaaaagaatatACCATGTACCACCCAATCTTGGCCCAGTTGTGGTGCACTGCAG tgCAGGTATTGGGAGAACAGGAACATATTGTGCAATTCATAACACAATTCAGAGAATCCTAGCTGGAGACATGTCTGCTTTAAATCTTGTTAATACCATAACCATGTTCAGGTCTCAGAGAATTGGAATGGTCCAAACACCG GATCAATATCTTTTCTGCTATAAAGCAATCATTGATGAACTAGAAGACCTAATCTCAGATTTCAACACAGAAAGGAACTCAAAATG CTAG
- the LOC126713484 gene encoding protein-tyrosine-phosphatase PTP1 isoform X1: MATAAAAASSSSSEFSPDFPPRLSLTSDQFKHCSEALSFFREKLHIPHTINQEFAHLQANRITPSEMRRSCTVALDSVNLSKNRYSDVIPFDKNRVVLNSCKDYRPAARGYINASLITSSSSENISQFIATQGPLPQTYEDFWEMVMQYRCPVVVMLTRLVDNYKMVKCGDYFQAEDGPREFGNIHIVTKWIKTTDTSIVLRHLEVKYKESEEEPMSVLHIQYPEWPDHGVPKDTTAVREILKRIYHVPPNLGPVVVHCSAGIGRTGTYCAIHNTIQRILAGDMSALNLVNTITMFRSQRIGMVQTPTFLLALKTDFSLDGSTSRICGFSQILNYRVVQG, encoded by the exons ATGGCCACCGCCGCCGCTGCtgcctcctcctcctcctccgaATTCTCGCCGGATTTTCCACCGAGACTTTCTCTTACATCCGATCAGTTCAAGCATTGCTCCGAAGCTCTCAGCTTCTTCCGCGAAAAGCTCCACATCCCTCACACCATCAACCAGGAATTCGCTCACTTGCAG GCCAACAGAATAACACCATCTGAGATGAGGAGAAGCTGTACCGTGGCTCTTGACAGTGTCAATTTGAGCAAAAATCGCTATTCAGATGTCATACCAT TTGACAAGAATAGGGTTGTTCTTAACTCATGTAAGGATTACAGACCGGCAGCAAGGGGCTACATCAATGCGAGCCTCATCACG AGCTCTTCCTCCGAAAACATTTCTCAGTTTATTGCCACACAAGGTCCATTGCCACAAACTTATGAGGATTTCTGGGAGATGGTAATGCAGTACCGTTGCCCTGTGGTTGTGATGTTGACTAGGTTAGTCGACAATTACAAG atggtaaaatgtggAGATTATTTCCAAGCTGAAGATGGTCCCAGGGAATTTGGTAATATACATATAGTCACTAAATGGATAAAAACTACTGACACTTCAATAGTGTTGCGCCATTTGGAGGTGAAATATAAAGAG TCAGAGGAGGAACCCATGTCTGTTCTACATATTCAGTATCCTGAATGGCCTGATCATGGGGTTCCAAAGGATACAACTGCTGTGCgtgaaattttgaaaagaatatACCATGTACCACCCAATCTTGGCCCAGTTGTGGTGCACTGCAG tgCAGGTATTGGGAGAACAGGAACATATTGTGCAATTCATAACACAATTCAGAGAATCCTAGCTGGAGACATGTCTGCTTTAAATCTTGTTAATACCATAACCATGTTCAGGTCTCAGAGAATTGGAATGGTCCAAACACCG ACTTTTCTGCTGGCCCTCAAAACTGATTTCTCACTTGATGGCTCAACCTCAAGAATTTGTGGTTTTTCCCAAATATTGAACTATAGAGTTGTGCAAGGTTGA
- the LOC126713484 gene encoding protein-tyrosine-phosphatase PTP1 isoform X4 has product MGANRITPSGMRRSCTVALGIVNLSKNCYSDVIPFDKNRVVLNSCKDYRPAARGYINASLITSSSSENISQFIATQGPLPQTYEDFWEMVMQYRCPVVVMLTRLVDNYKMVKCGDYFQAEDGPREFGNIHIVTKWIKTTDTSIVLRHLEVKYKESEEEPMSVLHIQYPEWPDHGVPKDTTAVREILKRIYHVPPNLGPVVVHCSAGIGRTGTYCAIHNTIQRILAGDMSALNLVNTITMFRSQRIGMVQTPTFLLALKTDFSLDGSTSRICGFSQILNYRVVQG; this is encoded by the exons ATGGGG GCCAATAGAATAACACCATCTGGGATGAGGAGAAGCTGTACCGTGGCTCTTGGCATTGTCAATTTGAGCAAAAATTGCTATTCAGATGTCATACCAT TTGACAAGAATAGGGTTGTTCTTAACTCATGTAAGGATTACAGACCGGCAGCAAGGGGCTACATCAATGCGAGCCTCATCACG AGCTCTTCCTCCGAAAACATTTCTCAGTTTATTGCCACACAAGGTCCATTGCCACAAACTTATGAGGATTTCTGGGAGATGGTAATGCAGTACCGTTGCCCTGTGGTTGTGATGTTGACTAGGTTAGTCGACAATTACAAG atggtaaaatgtggAGATTATTTCCAAGCTGAAGATGGTCCCAGGGAATTTGGTAATATACATATAGTCACTAAATGGATAAAAACTACTGACACTTCAATAGTGTTGCGCCATTTGGAGGTGAAATATAAAGAG TCAGAGGAGGAACCCATGTCTGTTCTACATATTCAGTATCCTGAATGGCCTGATCATGGGGTTCCAAAGGATACAACTGCTGTGCgtgaaattttgaaaagaatatACCATGTACCACCCAATCTTGGCCCAGTTGTGGTGCACTGCAG tgCAGGTATTGGGAGAACAGGAACATATTGTGCAATTCATAACACAATTCAGAGAATCCTAGCTGGAGACATGTCTGCTTTAAATCTTGTTAATACCATAACCATGTTCAGGTCTCAGAGAATTGGAATGGTCCAAACACCG ACTTTTCTGCTGGCCCTCAAAACTGATTTCTCACTTGATGGCTCAACCTCAAGAATTTGTGGTTTTTCCCAAATATTGAACTATAGAGTTGTGCAAGGTTGA